The proteins below come from a single Anaerolineales bacterium genomic window:
- a CDS encoding 3-isopropylmalate dehydratase large subunit, which translates to MRQTFAEKALARAAGLSSVTAGQIVDARPDVILSHDNTAPIYETFKKLGITRVKHPDKLAITLDHAVPAPTTKHAQNHAEIRQFVKDQGVTTFFEAGRGICHQVLSEEGVVLPGELILGSDSHTPHFGWLGALGAGIGRSEVAALWATGELWLRVPESMKVTVSGTWQPGVTAKDFCLKLIGDLGVDGGIYMSIEFHGAAISALSLDSRAVIPNMMAEFGAKTAYIPPDKAVFAYLAGRARRSYTPLYPDPDATYAAEHHYDVTTLEPMIACPDSPDNVKPLSEVAGTLIQQAFIGTCTNGRIEDMAAAADVLRGRKVAAGTRLLVIPASSRVLAEAIQRGYVQTFIEAGAMIGVPGCGPCMGNHMGVPAPNEVTISSANRNFKGRMGTASAPLYLSNPAVVAASAVRGVITDPKTL; encoded by the coding sequence ATGAGACAGACCTTTGCCGAGAAAGCATTGGCGCGGGCAGCCGGACTTTCCTCCGTCACAGCGGGGCAGATTGTAGACGCCCGCCCCGATGTGATCCTCAGCCATGACAACACCGCCCCCATTTACGAGACCTTCAAAAAGTTGGGCATCACACGGGTGAAACACCCTGACAAACTGGCGATCACGCTTGATCATGCCGTCCCCGCGCCAACGACGAAACACGCCCAAAACCATGCTGAGATTCGCCAGTTTGTCAAGGATCAGGGGGTCACCACCTTTTTTGAGGCGGGGCGTGGCATTTGCCATCAGGTCTTGAGCGAGGAAGGGGTTGTCCTCCCCGGCGAATTGATCCTCGGTTCAGATAGCCATACCCCCCATTTTGGCTGGTTGGGGGCGTTGGGGGCGGGGATCGGGCGTTCGGAAGTGGCGGCGCTCTGGGCGACGGGTGAGCTTTGGCTGCGCGTCCCGGAATCGATGAAGGTGACCGTCAGCGGAACATGGCAACCGGGTGTGACGGCAAAAGATTTCTGCCTAAAACTGATCGGTGATTTGGGCGTCGATGGCGGAATCTACATGTCGATTGAGTTTCACGGCGCGGCGATCTCAGCGCTCTCGCTGGACAGCCGTGCGGTGATCCCAAACATGATGGCAGAGTTTGGGGCAAAGACGGCATATATCCCCCCCGACAAGGCTGTTTTCGCGTATCTGGCGGGGCGGGCGCGGCGCTCTTATACCCCACTTTACCCCGATCCTGATGCGACCTATGCCGCCGAACATCATTATGACGTCACAACACTTGAGCCGATGATCGCCTGCCCCGACAGCCCCGACAACGTAAAACCCCTTTCGGAAGTTGCCGGAACGCTGATCCAACAAGCCTTCATCGGGACGTGTACGAATGGGCGGATTGAAGATATGGCGGCAGCGGCGGACGTTCTGCGGGGGCGGAAAGTAGCAGCGGGGACGCGCCTTCTGGTCATTCCGGCGTCCAGCCGCGTCTTGGCAGAAGCCATCCAGCGCGGCTATGTGCAGACCTTCATCGAGGCGGGGGCAATGATCGGGGTGCCAGGGTGCGGTCCCTGCATGGGCAACCACATGGGTGTTCCCGCCCCGAATGAGGTGACGATCAGCAGCGCGAATCGCAACTTCAAGGGGCGTATGGGGACGGCATCCGCGCCGCTCTACCTCTCGAATCCTGCGGTAGTTGCCGCCAGCGCCGTGCGTGGGGTGATCACCGACCCAAAGACGCTCTGA
- the lysS gene encoding homocitrate synthase codes for MSLEQFAIIESTLREGEQFSGANFTTAQKVQIAEQLDRFGVEFLELSSPVSSPQNDADVRTIVRLGLKARILTHIRCNKEDALRALETGVHGLDIVIGTSPALRKYSHGKTIDEIIDIAREVLSFVRSQAPNIILRFSTEDSFRSSEADLLRVYLAVAGLGVVNRLGVADTVGIATPTQVGSLVALLRRLTHLDVEFHGHNDSGCAIANAYAALEGGATHIDTTVLGIGERNGITPLGGLIARLYMLDRQRLCAKYQLEMLNDLDHLIAEMVGVHVPFNNYITGSAAFTHKAGIHTKAVLAAPETYESLNPDDFGLRRTVQIGHRLMGWNAVRSRATELGLSLTDDQIKRATLHMKTLADQRPLDAEQVDHLLQHWERIEAEAQPVG; via the coding sequence ATGTCTCTTGAACAGTTTGCCATCATTGAATCAACCCTGCGCGAGGGGGAACAGTTCTCCGGCGCAAACTTCACCACCGCCCAAAAGGTTCAGATTGCCGAGCAGTTAGATCGCTTTGGGGTGGAATTCCTCGAACTTTCCTCGCCCGTGTCTTCGCCACAAAACGACGCAGATGTGCGGACGATTGTCCGTCTAGGGTTGAAGGCACGCATCCTGACGCACATCCGCTGCAATAAAGAGGACGCCCTTCGCGCCCTTGAGACAGGCGTTCACGGGCTGGATATTGTCATTGGTACATCGCCCGCGCTGCGCAAGTACAGTCACGGCAAGACTATTGACGAGATCATCGACATCGCCCGCGAGGTGCTTAGCTTCGTCCGCAGCCAAGCTCCTAATATCATCCTTCGCTTCAGCACAGAAGATTCTTTCCGCAGCAGCGAAGCAGATTTGCTGCGCGTCTACCTTGCCGTCGCTGGCTTGGGGGTTGTGAATCGGTTGGGGGTGGCGGATACAGTGGGCATTGCCACCCCAACACAGGTAGGCAGTTTGGTCGCCCTGCTGCGCCGTCTGACCCATCTTGATGTGGAATTTCATGGGCATAACGACTCTGGCTGTGCCATTGCCAACGCCTATGCCGCCCTTGAGGGTGGGGCAACGCACATTGATACGACGGTTTTGGGAATCGGAGAGCGCAACGGGATCACCCCACTTGGAGGATTGATCGCCCGTTTGTATATGTTGGATCGCCAGCGCCTTTGTGCGAAATACCAACTGGAAATGCTCAATGACCTCGATCACCTCATCGCCGAGATGGTGGGAGTTCATGTGCCGTTTAACAATTACATCACAGGTTCGGCGGCGTTTACCCACAAGGCGGGGATTCATACGAAGGCTGTTTTAGCCGCCCCAGAGACTTATGAAAGCCTGAATCCCGATGATTTTGGCTTGCGCCGCACAGTGCAAATTGGGCATCGGCTCATGGGTTGGAATGCTGTACGTAGCAGAGCAACAGAATTAGGCTTATCATTAACGGATGATCAGATCAAGCGGGCGACACTTCATATGAAAACGCTCGCCGATCAGCGCCCTTTGGATGCGGAGCAGGTCGATCATTTGCTCCAACATTGGGAACGCATAGAGGCAGAGGCGCAACCTGTAGGGTAG
- a CDS encoding acetylornithine/succinylornithine family transaminase translates to MTDQTLPTTRQQEDQHTSGVYPKRPLTVVRGEGAYLWDDEGRRYIDCVGGQGSANLGHAHPAIVAAISEQAATLLSCPEIFYNDTRARYLEALTAAAGMSRAFLCNSGTEAVEAAIKFAKLATGRKGIVATKRGFHGRTMGALAATWEPKYREPFEPGVPGYTHIAYNDLAAAEVAISEATAGVIIEIVQGEGGVRPGDAAFLQGVQRLCHERGAMFIVDEVQTGFGRTGTLFAHTQYALQPDLMPIAKSMAGGLPMGACLIGARVGTLEAMTHGSTFGGNPLACAAGIAALEVIQREDLAGRAAALGGWLLERLADLPTKFPDQVREVRGLGLLVGIELRGKVTPLLKALQDQGVLALPAGATVLRLLPPLVIQQSDLETVASAIETVLAGAVG, encoded by the coding sequence GTGACTGACCAAACACTGCCAACCACCCGCCAACAAGAAGATCAGCACACCAGCGGCGTTTACCCCAAGCGCCCGCTGACCGTCGTTCGCGGCGAGGGAGCATACCTGTGGGACGACGAAGGACGGCGCTACATTGATTGTGTTGGAGGGCAGGGTTCGGCAAACCTCGGTCATGCCCATCCGGCAATCGTCGCCGCCATCAGCGAACAGGCGGCAACCCTTCTTAGCTGCCCAGAAATTTTCTACAACGACACTCGCGCCCGCTATTTAGAGGCGCTTACCGCCGCCGCCGGAATGTCCCGCGCCTTCCTTTGCAACAGCGGTACAGAAGCGGTAGAGGCAGCGATCAAGTTTGCCAAGCTCGCCACTGGACGAAAGGGAATCGTCGCCACAAAGCGCGGCTTTCACGGGCGGACGATGGGCGCATTAGCGGCGACATGGGAGCCAAAGTACCGCGAACCCTTTGAACCAGGCGTGCCGGGGTACACCCACATCGCCTATAACGATCTGGCGGCGGCAGAGGTGGCGATCAGCGAGGCGACGGCAGGGGTCATCATCGAAATTGTGCAGGGCGAGGGCGGCGTGCGTCCGGGGGACGCGGCATTTTTACAAGGGGTACAGCGCCTTTGCCATGAGCGCGGCGCGATGTTCATTGTCGATGAGGTGCAAACCGGATTCGGGCGGACGGGGACACTCTTTGCCCACACCCAATATGCCCTTCAACCAGACCTGATGCCCATTGCCAAGAGCATGGCGGGCGGCTTGCCGATGGGGGCATGTCTGATTGGGGCGCGGGTGGGGACATTGGAGGCAATGACGCACGGTTCAACCTTTGGCGGGAATCCGCTGGCGTGTGCAGCGGGGATAGCCGCCTTAGAAGTGATCCAGCGGGAGGATTTGGCGGGGCGGGCGGCGGCGCTTGGCGGCTGGCTGTTAGAGCGCCTAGCTGATTTGCCAACGAAATTTCCCGATCAGGTGCGGGAGGTACGCGGACTCGGGTTGCTGGTTGGGATCGAACTGCGGGGAAAGGTCACTCCCCTTCTGAAGGCACTGCAAGATCAGGGCGTTTTGGCGCTCCCCGCTGGTGCAACTGTTTTGCGCTTGCTGCCGCCGTTAGTCATCCAACAAAGCGATTTGGAAACCGTCGCCAGCGCGATTGAGACGGTCTTAGCAGGTGCAGTAGGATAG
- a CDS encoding [LysW]-aminoadipate kinase: MAETLVIKVGGGLGVDVESVCADIAALVQEGHRVVVVHGTSAAVDTLSGRVGVPARTLQSPSGHVSRYTDAATLEVYMMAAVGQVNPAIVGRLQTLGVNALGLNGLDGRLLGAQRKDAVRAIDPETGRQRIVRDDYTGRVETVNGALLTMLLDAGYTPIVAPLAMGAECEPLNVDGDRAAAQVAGVLRADTLVILTNVVGLMAKFPDEASLIRHIPASGVERAIEIAGGRMKKKVLAAQEALHTGVRRIVLADSRRMSPIRAALAGEGTVINRD, from the coding sequence ATGGCAGAAACACTTGTGATCAAGGTGGGAGGCGGGTTGGGCGTTGATGTCGAAAGCGTCTGCGCCGACATTGCCGCCCTTGTTCAAGAGGGGCATCGTGTCGTCGTGGTGCATGGCACAAGCGCGGCGGTGGATACGCTTTCTGGGCGGGTGGGCGTTCCGGCGCGGACACTCCAAAGCCCCTCTGGGCATGTCAGCCGCTACACGGATGCCGCCACGCTGGAAGTCTACATGATGGCGGCGGTGGGGCAGGTGAATCCCGCGATTGTGGGGCGTTTGCAAACGCTCGGCGTGAATGCCCTCGGGTTGAACGGCTTGGATGGACGCTTGCTTGGCGCTCAACGTAAGGATGCGGTGCGGGCAATTGACCCAGAGACGGGGCGGCAGCGCATCGTCCGGGATGATTACACCGGGCGCGTCGAAACGGTCAATGGTGCGCTGCTGACGATGCTTCTTGATGCTGGCTATACCCCTATTGTTGCGCCGCTGGCGATGGGTGCGGAGTGCGAACCGCTGAATGTTGATGGGGATCGGGCGGCGGCACAGGTTGCCGGAGTGCTGCGGGCGGATACCCTTGTCATTTTGACAAACGTCGTCGGCTTGATGGCGAAGTTTCCCGATGAAGCCAGCCTTATTCGTCATATTCCCGCCTCTGGGGTGGAACGCGCCATTGAGATCGCCGGGGGACGGATGAAGAAGAAGGTACTCGCCGCACAAGAAGCATTGCATACGGGTGTTCGGCGGATTGTTTTGGCGGATTCGCGCCGTATGTCGCCCATCCGTGCGGCGCTGGCGGGCGAAGGGACGGTGATCAACCGTGACTGA
- a CDS encoding C39 family peptidase: protein MVQLGINLNPNAPSGQPDDAKTLQGTTWARYVFRADAERRSLEESLPVYEALIKRYNAVGVRSLIIVNQETFWGNAPWDNGDWTTYARNFSAAVGKIAARYKGLNVAYEIWNEGDIRGGSSVFVPVAEFARVLTMTSREIKAHDPSATVVFGGLAAAAGDAVAYVKGVREASGGKLPVDAVGVHPYGQWSPNFSTKPEWGGWFGRLDDHLNTVVRGIPDAPIWLTEIGVSEHVPFPEDQFGMVTTYMRGAFDLLQARFATRIPVMIWFAWGDIMRNAGIVDGANRPKQVIFDTFFKIAKDALKSEEKKDEALLTPYDGMIGVVYIDGRTVKETTIEAILARLVDSKIGAIFVKTNNGAAWQGVNDSSGKDDLRIDGLDDVQRWIAKCDEAGIEFHAWSVVRGVNPDVEIKLIADVCNLPGVKSFILDVEVGASYYLGGATVAQIMGDQLRLRIPDGFHLALCLDARGNHPRDISISRWLPNIDSLHPMVYHQVFGITPEQAVVDALTALEPFGLPVIPMLQAYDLTDANEIKRAGEHALNKAPTRNKALGISIYPYGRMGEKELAAVNAITVPTLRTRQKKGITPTPADFTNQDMINAFAAAAKAFGEPQNFWTWVTSANLAHMANDRTRPYSGLAVDNLPGLSLDQKSLIKRALAGESLEGLTPVQERDRYLGKVTNQQVINAFFEAARSAGNRDDFFLWIQQSGLAAIADNRQGTYSNPPISTLANLKEEWRTTIINLLIAEAERNPVTGDTKRLNVPYVSQIDERGLGNNDCGQASVLMLLKYYGMAGSLTVKDLHNQTPGKTSAEQLVALAKRNALATLKVDRTLPNVDTFRAILDNGRPIILLVDYKKLMFPVHLASGVDQGLHWFVLIGYTKTGFIVHDPLWAKIARNGKGGADLDITRETLRGALGLIAGKINTVY, encoded by the coding sequence ATGGTTCAACTTGGCATCAACCTTAACCCTAACGCCCCCAGTGGGCAGCCTGACGATGCAAAAACTCTGCAAGGCACAACATGGGCGCGGTATGTCTTTCGGGCAGACGCCGAACGGCGCTCTCTTGAAGAATCCCTCCCCGTTTACGAGGCATTGATCAAACGCTACAACGCCGTTGGCGTGCGCAGCCTGATCATCGTCAATCAGGAGACATTTTGGGGCAATGCCCCCTGGGATAACGGCGATTGGACAACCTATGCTCGCAACTTCTCTGCCGCTGTGGGAAAAATCGCCGCCCGTTACAAGGGGTTGAATGTTGCCTATGAAATTTGGAACGAGGGCGATATTCGTGGCGGGTCATCCGTTTTCGTTCCGGTGGCAGAATTTGCCCGTGTTCTGACCATGACCAGCCGCGAGATCAAAGCCCATGATCCAAGCGCGACAGTAGTCTTTGGCGGGTTGGCGGCGGCGGCGGGAGATGCCGTTGCCTATGTCAAGGGCGTGCGGGAGGCATCTGGCGGAAAACTTCCTGTAGATGCAGTCGGTGTTCACCCCTACGGGCAGTGGTCGCCAAATTTCAGCACAAAACCAGAGTGGGGCGGCTGGTTCGGGCGGTTGGACGATCACCTAAACACCGTGGTGCGTGGGATTCCCGATGCTCCCATTTGGCTGACCGAGATTGGCGTCTCTGAACACGTCCCCTTTCCAGAAGACCAATTTGGGATGGTCACCACCTATATGCGCGGCGCGTTTGATCTGCTTCAAGCGCGGTTTGCCACACGGATTCCGGTGATGATCTGGTTTGCCTGGGGCGATATCATGCGCAACGCCGGAATCGTGGACGGTGCGAATCGCCCCAAACAGGTTATTTTTGACACCTTTTTTAAGATTGCCAAAGACGCCCTGAAATCCGAAGAAAAAAAAGACGAGGCGCTATTGACCCCCTACGATGGGATGATTGGCGTTGTTTACATCGATGGGCGCACGGTTAAAGAAACGACGATTGAGGCGATCCTCGCCCGCTTGGTCGATTCCAAGATTGGGGCGATCTTCGTCAAAACGAACAACGGCGCAGCATGGCAGGGTGTCAATGATTCGTCGGGAAAAGACGATCTGCGCATCGATGGGCTGGACGATGTACAGCGCTGGATTGCCAAGTGCGACGAGGCGGGCATTGAGTTTCATGCGTGGAGTGTCGTGCGCGGGGTGAACCCCGATGTAGAGATCAAGCTGATTGCTGATGTGTGTAACCTCCCCGGCGTGAAGTCGTTCATCCTGGATGTGGAGGTTGGCGCGTCCTACTACCTCGGCGGGGCGACGGTGGCGCAGATCATGGGCGACCAACTTCGGCTGCGCATCCCTGATGGTTTTCATTTGGCGCTGTGCCTTGATGCACGGGGCAACCACCCCCGCGATATTTCCATCTCGCGCTGGCTGCCCAATATCGATAGCCTTCACCCAATGGTCTACCATCAGGTCTTTGGGATCACCCCCGAACAGGCGGTGGTTGATGCGCTGACAGCCCTTGAACCCTTTGGTTTGCCTGTGATCCCGATGTTGCAGGCATATGACCTGACCGACGCCAACGAGATCAAGCGGGCGGGCGAACACGCCCTGAACAAAGCGCCAACACGGAATAAGGCGTTAGGCATCTCCATCTACCCCTATGGACGGATGGGCGAGAAAGAGCTTGCGGCGGTCAACGCAATCACCGTCCCAACGCTCCGCACCCGCCAGAAAAAGGGAATCACCCCGACGCCTGCCGACTTCACCAATCAGGACATGATCAACGCTTTTGCCGCTGCCGCCAAAGCCTTTGGTGAACCGCAGAACTTCTGGACATGGGTCACCAGCGCAAACTTGGCGCACATGGCGAATGACCGGACGCGCCCCTACAGCGGCTTGGCGGTGGATAACCTGCCGGGCTTGTCCCTCGATCAAAAAAGCCTGATCAAGCGGGCGCTGGCAGGCGAATCGTTGGAGGGGCTGACCCCTGTTCAGGAACGAGATCGCTATTTGGGGAAGGTGACCAACCAACAGGTGATCAACGCCTTTTTCGAGGCAGCCCGAAGCGCGGGCAATCGCGATGATTTCTTCCTTTGGATACAGCAATCGGGCTTGGCAGCCATTGCCGATAACCGTCAGGGGACGTACAGCAACCCGCCCATCTCCACACTGGCGAACCTGAAGGAAGAATGGCGGACGACGATCATCAACCTGCTCATTGCTGAGGCAGAGCGCAACCCAGTGACAGGCGACACAAAGCGTCTGAATGTTCCTTATGTCTCGCAGATTGACGAGCGCGGCTTGGGGAATAACGACTGCGGGCAAGCCTCCGTCCTCATGCTGCTGAAATACTACGGTATGGCGGGCAGCCTGACGGTGAAAGACCTACATAACCAAACGCCGGGAAAGACCTCGGCGGAACAGCTTGTGGCGTTGGCAAAACGGAACGCCCTAGCGACACTCAAGGTGGATCGGACACTCCCCAATGTGGATACCTTCCGCGCTATTTTGGACAATGGGCGTCCGATTATCTTGCTGGTCGATTACAAAAAACTCATGTTCCCTGTCCATCTTGCCAGCGGCGTTGATCAAGGTTTGCATTGGTTCGTCCTCATTGGCTACACCAAGACGGGCTTCATCGTCCATGATCCACTCTGGGCGAAAATAGCGCGGAATGGCAAAGGTGGCGCCGATCTCGACATCACGCGGGAGACCCTGCGCGGGGCGTTGGGGCTGATCGCCGGGAAGATCAACACGGTGTATTAA
- a CDS encoding phosphomannomutase/phosphoglucomutase, whose protein sequence is MANVPSVIFRKYDIRGNITGETPLLTPTIATLVGKGYGTFMQRTHGTDRVFVGRDNRHSSGPLQAALIDGLRSTGLNVTDIGEVMTPSVYFASALYGAKGGGIQITGSHLSLEYNGIKMAQDRFALFGDHIQAIRELIEKDDFLSGTGDLHYDPNLVQRHMDTIKGKVRMGGRKLRIVLDAGNALSGVYMQPVYEALGVEVVCLYCEPDGTFPNHLPNPEDPETTKELERTVRETKADLGVGFDGDADRCGIVDEHGHHIAADRLVALLARDLLKRRPGATIIYDVKASQALEDEIRRNGGVPLMWKTGHSLMKAKMAEVGSPLGGEVSGHIFIGEDYYGFDDAPLVSLKVLEIFSHLETSVSETFKEIPTLPATPEIILSALDAMKFKAIDEMTIKFRQKYTVVDLDGARVQFPDGFGLVRASNTQPAITLRFEGRTNEKLVEYMRYFDTYLAEYPEVDRGKLHQQIKAFGG, encoded by the coding sequence ATGGCAAACGTACCATCGGTCATTTTTAGAAAATACGATATTCGCGGCAACATCACGGGCGAAACCCCCCTTCTAACACCTACTATTGCCACCCTTGTGGGCAAAGGGTATGGGACATTCATGCAGCGCACCCACGGAACGGATCGCGTGTTCGTCGGGCGCGATAACCGCCATTCGTCGGGTCCGCTGCAAGCCGCCCTGATTGACGGTCTGCGCAGCACAGGGTTAAACGTCACCGATATTGGCGAGGTGATGACCCCCTCTGTTTACTTTGCCTCTGCTCTGTATGGGGCAAAGGGCGGGGGAATTCAGATCACGGGAAGCCATCTCTCGCTGGAATACAACGGGATCAAAATGGCGCAAGATCGCTTTGCCCTCTTCGGCGATCACATTCAGGCGATCCGTGAACTCATTGAAAAGGACGATTTCCTCAGCGGAACAGGCGACCTGCATTATGATCCCAATTTGGTGCAGCGGCATATGGACACCATCAAAGGCAAAGTGAGGATGGGCGGGCGAAAACTGCGCATCGTCCTTGATGCGGGGAACGCGCTCAGCGGCGTTTATATGCAGCCCGTTTACGAGGCGTTGGGGGTAGAAGTCGTTTGCCTTTACTGCGAACCGGACGGGACGTTCCCCAACCACCTGCCCAACCCCGAAGACCCAGAGACGACAAAGGAACTGGAACGCACCGTGCGCGAGACGAAGGCTGATCTCGGCGTTGGCTTTGATGGGGATGCTGATCGCTGCGGCATTGTCGATGAACACGGGCATCACATCGCAGCGGATCGCTTGGTGGCGCTGCTGGCACGCGATCTGCTCAAGCGCCGTCCGGGGGCGACGATCATCTACGATGTGAAGGCAAGCCAAGCGCTGGAGGATGAAATCCGCCGCAATGGGGGCGTCCCCCTCATGTGGAAAACGGGACACAGCCTGATGAAGGCGAAAATGGCGGAGGTTGGTTCGCCGCTTGGGGGGGAGGTCAGCGGGCACATCTTCATCGGGGAAGATTATTACGGCTTTGACGATGCCCCCCTCGTTTCGTTGAAGGTCTTAGAGATTTTCAGCCACCTTGAAACCTCGGTGAGCGAAACCTTCAAAGAGATACCCACCCTTCCCGCCACGCCAGAGATCATTCTGAGCGCCCTCGACGCCATGAAGTTCAAGGCAATTGACGAGATGACGATCAAGTTCCGCCAGAAGTACACTGTTGTTGATCTCGATGGGGCGCGGGTGCAGTTCCCCGATGGATTCGGCTTGGTGCGTGCCAGCAACACCCAACCGGCAATCACGCTCCGTTTTGAGGGACGCACGAACGAAAAGCTCGTTGAATACATGCGCTACTTCGATACCTATCTGGCTGAATACCCAGAGGTAGATCGCGGCAAACTCCATCAACAAATCAAGGCATTTGGGGGGTAA
- the moeB gene encoding molybdopterin-synthase adenylyltransferase MoeB — MSVVERISADEVSLSHDEIRRYSRHLIMPEVGIQGQRKLKAASILLIGTGGLGSPLALYLTAAGIGRLGLVDYDVVDETNLQRQVIHYTSDVGKTKLDSAAAKLSDINPYIVIEKHNTPLTSENALDILKDYDVIIDGTDNFPTRYLVNDACVILGKPNVYGSIFRFEGQLSVFYAKEGPCYRCMFPEPPPPGLVPSCAEGGVLGILPGTVGTLQATEAIKLILGIGTPMIGRMLLYDALSMSFEEIKIRKNPKCPVCGDHPTVTQLIDYEAFCGSPAHDRSDYRETNAQKHVRGITVNDLKARIDAGTNLVVLDVREPHEWEISAISGAVKIPKGQVVARAAEIPKDVEVVVQCKTGVRSRDVIVMLQDLGYTNLVNLLGGINAWAREIDKSQPVY; from the coding sequence ATGAGCGTGGTCGAACGAATCTCGGCAGACGAGGTGAGTCTTTCTCACGATGAAATCCGGCGCTACAGCCGCCATCTCATTATGCCTGAAGTGGGCATTCAGGGGCAGCGCAAATTGAAAGCAGCGAGTATCCTGCTCATTGGGACGGGTGGGCTAGGTAGCCCGTTAGCGCTCTATCTGACGGCGGCGGGGATTGGGCGTTTGGGTTTGGTCGATTACGATGTTGTTGACGAGACCAACCTTCAACGCCAAGTGATCCACTACACCAGCGACGTGGGAAAGACAAAGCTCGATAGCGCGGCAGCGAAGCTCTCGGACATCAACCCCTACATTGTGATCGAAAAGCACAACACGCCGCTGACCAGTGAAAATGCGCTGGATATCCTCAAAGATTACGACGTGATCATTGACGGGACGGATAATTTCCCCACCCGCTACCTTGTCAACGACGCCTGCGTGATCCTCGGCAAACCCAACGTGTATGGGAGCATTTTCCGGTTTGAGGGGCAGTTGAGCGTTTTCTATGCCAAAGAGGGACCCTGCTACCGCTGCATGTTCCCCGAACCCCCCCCACCCGGACTTGTCCCTAGCTGTGCAGAAGGCGGCGTCCTCGGCATCCTCCCCGGCACGGTGGGAACGCTCCAAGCAACGGAGGCGATCAAGCTGATCTTGGGCATTGGAACGCCGATGATTGGGCGGATGCTGCTCTACGATGCACTGAGCATGTCTTTTGAGGAAATCAAGATTCGGAAGAACCCCAAATGCCCTGTCTGCGGCGACCATCCAACGGTCACTCAGTTGATTGACTACGAGGCATTTTGCGGGTCGCCTGCCCATGACCGCAGCGATTACCGCGAGACAAATGCCCAAAAGCATGTGCGCGGGATCACCGTGAATGATTTGAAAGCGCGGATCGACGCGGGAACGAACCTTGTTGTGCTGGATGTCCGCGAACCGCACGAGTGGGAGATCAGCGCGATCTCTGGTGCGGTGAAGATTCCAAAGGGGCAGGTGGTGGCGCGTGCCGCCGAAATCCCGAAGGATGTGGAGGTTGTCGTCCAATGCAAGACGGGTGTCCGCAGCCGTGATGTGATTGTTATGCTCCAAGACTTGGGCTATACGAATCTCGTCAACTTGCTTGGCGGGATCAATGCGTGGGCGCGGGAAATCGACAAATCCCAGCCCGTCTATTGA